In a genomic window of Columba livia isolate bColLiv1 breed racing homer chromosome 4, bColLiv1.pat.W.v2, whole genome shotgun sequence:
- the PAPSS1 gene encoding bifunctional 3'-phosphoadenosine 5'-phosphosulfate synthase 1 isoform X1, with the protein MELPESQCKKVKLSNRVPSWGMQRATNVTYQAHHVSRNKRGQVVGTRSGFRGCTVWLTGLSGAGKTTVSMALEEYLVCHGIPCYTLDGDNIRQGLNKNLGFTPEDREENVRRIAEVAKLFADAGLVCITSFISPYTQDRNNARRIHEGASLPFFEVFVDAPLHVCEQRDVKGLYKKARAGEIKGFTGIDSEYEKPESPELVLKTDSCDVNDCIQQVVELLQERDIVPVDASYEVKELYVPENKLQLAKTDAESLLTLEINKVDMQWVQVLAEGWATPLNGFMREREYLQCLHFDCLLDGGVINLSVPIVLTATQEDKERLDGCTAIALVYEGRRVAILRNPEFYEHRKEERCARQWGTTCKEHPYIKMVMEQGNWLVGGDLQVLDRIYWNDGLDQYRLTPAELRQKFKEMNADAVFAFQLRNPVHNGHALLMQDTHKQLLERGYRRPVLLLHPLGGWTKEDDVPLMWRMKQHAAVLEEGILNPETTVVAIFPSPMMYAGPTEVQWHCRSRMVAGANFYIVGRDPAGMPHPDTGKDLYEPTHGAKVLTMAPGLRALEIVPFRVAAYNKKKKCMDYYDSDHHEDFDFISGTRMRKLAREGQNPPEGFMAPKAWTVLTEYYKSLEKA; encoded by the exons GGAATGCAGAGGGCAACCAATGTTACCTATCAAGCTCATCATGTCAGTAGGAATAAGAGAGGCCAAGTGGTAGGAACAAGAAGTGGTTTTCGTGGATGTACAGTCTGGTTAACAG GTCTGTCTGGTGCTGGGAAGACTACAGTGAGCATGGCACTGGAGGAGTATTTAGTATGCCATGGCATTCCATGCTACACACTGGATGGTGACAATATTCGCCAAGGCCTTAATAAGAATCTGGGTTTCACACCCGAagatagagaagaaaatgttcGTCGTATTGCTGAGGTTGCTAAACTGTTTGCAGATGCTGGTTTGGTGTGCATTACTAGTTTCATCTCTCCTTATACTCAG gATCGCAATAATGCCAGACGAATTCATGAAGGGGcaagtttgcctttttttgaagtgtttgtGGATGCTCCATTGCATGTCTGTGAGCAGAGAGATGTTAAAGGACTCTATAAGAAAGCCAGGGCTGGAGAAATTAAAG GTTTTACTGGGATTGACTCTGAGTATGAAAAACCGGAATCCCCAGAGCTTGTGCTGAAAACTGATTCCTGTGATGTGAATGATTGTATACAACAAGTTGTGGAACTTCTTCAAGAGAGG GACATTGTACCAGTGGATGCCTCTTATGAGGTGAAAGAGCTTTATGTGCCGGAAAACAAGCTACAGTTGGCTAAAACTGACGCTGAGTCTCTGCTAACCTTGGAAATAAATAAG GTGGATATGCAGTGGGTGCAAGTGCTAGCAGAAGGTTGGGCAACACCCCTGAACGGTTttatgagagagagagaatacCTGCAGTGCCTCCACTTTGACTGTCTCCTTGATG GGGGAGTTATTAATCTGTCAGTGCCTATAGTGCTAACAGCTACtcaagaagacaaagaaagactGGACGGGTGTACAGCAATTGCACTGGTGTATGAAGGTCGCCGTGTGGCCATTCTCCGTAATCCTGAATTCTACGAGCACAGGAAAGAGGAACGCTGTGCTAGGCAATGGGGAACAACATGCAAGGAACATCCTTATATCAAG ATGGTTATGGAGCAAGGGAACTGGCTTGTTGGTGGAGATCTGCAGGTCCTTGATCGTATTTATTGGAATGATGGACTTGATCAGTACCGTCTCACACCAGCTGAACTAAGGCAGAAATTCAAGGAAATGAATGCTG atGCTGTCTTTGCATTCCAGTTACGCAACCCGGTGCACAATGGACATGCTCTTTTGATGCAGGATACTCATAAGCAGCTTTTGGAACGTGGTTACCGGCGCCCAGTTTTACTCTTGCACCCACTTGGAGGCTGGACAAAAGAGGATGATGTTCCTCTCATGTGGCGCATGAAGCAACATGCTGCAGTACTGGAGGAGGGAATCTTGAATCCAGAAACAACAGTGGTGGCTATATTCCCTTCCCCCATGATGTATGCTGGACCAACTGAG GTTCAGTGGCACTGTAGATCGCGCATGGTTGCCGGCGCTAACTTCTACATTGTAGGGCGAGATCCAGCAGGGATGCCACACCCTGACACTGGGAAGGATCTATATGAACCAACCCATGGCGCCAAAGTGTTGACAATGGCTCCAGGCCTCCGAGCACTGGAAATTGTACCCTTCAGAGTTGCAGCttataataagaaaaagaagtgcaTGGATTATTATGACTCTGATCA CCACGAAGACTTTGACTTTATATCGGGGACCCGCATGCGCAAGCTGGCTCGAGAAGGACAAAACCCACCGGAAGGCTTCATGGCTCCTAAGGCTTGGACTGTGCTGACAGAATACTACAAATCCTTGGAGAAGGCTTAG
- the PAPSS1 gene encoding bifunctional 3'-phosphoadenosine 5'-phosphosulfate synthase 1 isoform X2: MWSFISLSWPQTEVLCMGMQRATNVTYQAHHVSRNKRGQVVGTRSGFRGCTVWLTGLSGAGKTTVSMALEEYLVCHGIPCYTLDGDNIRQGLNKNLGFTPEDREENVRRIAEVAKLFADAGLVCITSFISPYTQDRNNARRIHEGASLPFFEVFVDAPLHVCEQRDVKGLYKKARAGEIKGFTGIDSEYEKPESPELVLKTDSCDVNDCIQQVVELLQERDIVPVDASYEVKELYVPENKLQLAKTDAESLLTLEINKVDMQWVQVLAEGWATPLNGFMREREYLQCLHFDCLLDGGVINLSVPIVLTATQEDKERLDGCTAIALVYEGRRVAILRNPEFYEHRKEERCARQWGTTCKEHPYIKMVMEQGNWLVGGDLQVLDRIYWNDGLDQYRLTPAELRQKFKEMNADAVFAFQLRNPVHNGHALLMQDTHKQLLERGYRRPVLLLHPLGGWTKEDDVPLMWRMKQHAAVLEEGILNPETTVVAIFPSPMMYAGPTEVQWHCRSRMVAGANFYIVGRDPAGMPHPDTGKDLYEPTHGAKVLTMAPGLRALEIVPFRVAAYNKKKKCMDYYDSDHHEDFDFISGTRMRKLAREGQNPPEGFMAPKAWTVLTEYYKSLEKA, from the exons GGAATGCAGAGGGCAACCAATGTTACCTATCAAGCTCATCATGTCAGTAGGAATAAGAGAGGCCAAGTGGTAGGAACAAGAAGTGGTTTTCGTGGATGTACAGTCTGGTTAACAG GTCTGTCTGGTGCTGGGAAGACTACAGTGAGCATGGCACTGGAGGAGTATTTAGTATGCCATGGCATTCCATGCTACACACTGGATGGTGACAATATTCGCCAAGGCCTTAATAAGAATCTGGGTTTCACACCCGAagatagagaagaaaatgttcGTCGTATTGCTGAGGTTGCTAAACTGTTTGCAGATGCTGGTTTGGTGTGCATTACTAGTTTCATCTCTCCTTATACTCAG gATCGCAATAATGCCAGACGAATTCATGAAGGGGcaagtttgcctttttttgaagtgtttgtGGATGCTCCATTGCATGTCTGTGAGCAGAGAGATGTTAAAGGACTCTATAAGAAAGCCAGGGCTGGAGAAATTAAAG GTTTTACTGGGATTGACTCTGAGTATGAAAAACCGGAATCCCCAGAGCTTGTGCTGAAAACTGATTCCTGTGATGTGAATGATTGTATACAACAAGTTGTGGAACTTCTTCAAGAGAGG GACATTGTACCAGTGGATGCCTCTTATGAGGTGAAAGAGCTTTATGTGCCGGAAAACAAGCTACAGTTGGCTAAAACTGACGCTGAGTCTCTGCTAACCTTGGAAATAAATAAG GTGGATATGCAGTGGGTGCAAGTGCTAGCAGAAGGTTGGGCAACACCCCTGAACGGTTttatgagagagagagaatacCTGCAGTGCCTCCACTTTGACTGTCTCCTTGATG GGGGAGTTATTAATCTGTCAGTGCCTATAGTGCTAACAGCTACtcaagaagacaaagaaagactGGACGGGTGTACAGCAATTGCACTGGTGTATGAAGGTCGCCGTGTGGCCATTCTCCGTAATCCTGAATTCTACGAGCACAGGAAAGAGGAACGCTGTGCTAGGCAATGGGGAACAACATGCAAGGAACATCCTTATATCAAG ATGGTTATGGAGCAAGGGAACTGGCTTGTTGGTGGAGATCTGCAGGTCCTTGATCGTATTTATTGGAATGATGGACTTGATCAGTACCGTCTCACACCAGCTGAACTAAGGCAGAAATTCAAGGAAATGAATGCTG atGCTGTCTTTGCATTCCAGTTACGCAACCCGGTGCACAATGGACATGCTCTTTTGATGCAGGATACTCATAAGCAGCTTTTGGAACGTGGTTACCGGCGCCCAGTTTTACTCTTGCACCCACTTGGAGGCTGGACAAAAGAGGATGATGTTCCTCTCATGTGGCGCATGAAGCAACATGCTGCAGTACTGGAGGAGGGAATCTTGAATCCAGAAACAACAGTGGTGGCTATATTCCCTTCCCCCATGATGTATGCTGGACCAACTGAG GTTCAGTGGCACTGTAGATCGCGCATGGTTGCCGGCGCTAACTTCTACATTGTAGGGCGAGATCCAGCAGGGATGCCACACCCTGACACTGGGAAGGATCTATATGAACCAACCCATGGCGCCAAAGTGTTGACAATGGCTCCAGGCCTCCGAGCACTGGAAATTGTACCCTTCAGAGTTGCAGCttataataagaaaaagaagtgcaTGGATTATTATGACTCTGATCA CCACGAAGACTTTGACTTTATATCGGGGACCCGCATGCGCAAGCTGGCTCGAGAAGGACAAAACCCACCGGAAGGCTTCATGGCTCCTAAGGCTTGGACTGTGCTGACAGAATACTACAAATCCTTGGAGAAGGCTTAG